The following coding sequences lie in one Allorhizobium ampelinum S4 genomic window:
- the trbB gene encoding P-type conjugative transfer ATPase TrbB, whose protein sequence is MTQLRSHPRLVRKLQDALGDQLCVALDDATVVEIMLNPDGRLFIERLGHGVARAGAMTPSAAEVVIGSVAHALQSEADDERPIISGELPIGGHRFEGLLPPIVSGPAFTIRRRASRLIPLDDYVKSKVMTEAQASAIRSAIDSRMNIVISGGTGSGKTTLANAIIAEIVAAAPDDRMVILEDTAEIQCAAENAVSLHTSDTVDMARLLKSTMRLRPDRIIVGEVRDGAALTLLKAWNTGHPGGVTTIHSNTAMSALRRLEQLTAEASQQPMQEVIGEAVDLVVSIERSGKGRRVREVIHIEGYRNSHYQTEHYAQIDEDSHVA, encoded by the coding sequence GTGACCCAGCTTCGCTCCCATCCGCGCCTTGTCCGCAAACTCCAGGACGCACTCGGCGACCAGCTCTGCGTCGCCCTTGATGACGCGACGGTCGTCGAGATCATGCTCAATCCCGATGGTCGGCTGTTTATCGAGCGGCTCGGTCATGGCGTAGCACGAGCCGGCGCAATGACGCCTTCCGCCGCCGAAGTCGTGATCGGCAGCGTCGCCCACGCCCTGCAGTCAGAGGCTGACGATGAGCGGCCGATCATATCCGGCGAATTGCCGATCGGCGGCCACCGTTTCGAGGGCCTGTTGCCACCGATCGTGTCCGGGCCGGCATTTACGATCCGGCGGCGGGCGTCGCGCCTCATACCGCTCGACGATTATGTAAAGTCGAAAGTGATGACCGAAGCCCAGGCGTCTGCCATCCGCAGCGCTATCGATTCCCGTATGAACATCGTCATTTCGGGCGGAACTGGTTCGGGCAAGACGACGCTTGCCAATGCCATCATCGCCGAGATCGTCGCGGCCGCTCCGGACGATCGCATGGTCATTCTCGAAGACACCGCCGAAATCCAATGCGCCGCCGAGAACGCTGTCTCACTGCATACCAGCGATACGGTCGACATGGCCCGCCTCCTCAAAAGCACGATGCGCCTGCGTCCCGACCGCATCATTGTCGGCGAGGTTCGGGACGGCGCCGCACTGACCCTGCTGAAAGCCTGGAACACCGGCCATCCCGGCGGTGTCACCACAATCCATTCCAACACCGCGATGTCGGCACTGCGCAGGCTGGAACAGCTGACGGCCGAAGCAAGTCAGCAACCGATGCAGGAGGTGATCGGCGAAGCCGTCGATCTTGTCGTCTCCATCGAACGCTCGGGAAAGGGGAGGCGGGTCCGCGAGGTCATTCATATCGAAGGATACCGCAACAGCCATTACCAGACCGAACATTACGCCCAGATCGACGAGGACAGCCATGTCGCGTAA
- the trbK gene encoding entry exclusion protein TrbK, whose amino-acid sequence MSSRLIVILALLAVVAAASAGIGTWITVQPEPASGSGAAATDTPSSEEQRRRRDQFFGGDSNRDIRGGQEMKPRW is encoded by the coding sequence GTGAGCTCGCGTCTGATCGTCATTCTCGCGCTCTTGGCCGTCGTCGCCGCAGCAAGTGCAGGCATCGGCACCTGGATTACTGTCCAGCCGGAGCCGGCCTCCGGATCTGGCGCGGCCGCGACCGATACTCCTTCGAGTGAAGAACAGCGCCGGCGTCGTGATCAGTTCTTCGGCGGGGATTCAAATCGTGACATCCGCGGCGGCCAGGAGATGAAACCGAGATGGTAG
- the trbC gene encoding conjugal transfer pilin TrbC, which translates to MSRKTHLILTVTALALVSLGSLDGALASSGGGSLPWESPLQQIQQSITGPVAGFIALAAVAIAGAMLIFGGELNDFARRLCYVALVGGVLLGATQIVALFGATGASIGELHSQAGPFDYSPSATLIERGEGNRG; encoded by the coding sequence ATGTCGCGTAAGACCCATCTTATCCTCACAGTCACAGCACTGGCCCTCGTCTCGCTCGGCTCCCTTGATGGGGCACTGGCATCTTCCGGTGGCGGCAGCCTTCCCTGGGAATCCCCACTCCAGCAGATCCAGCAGTCGATTACCGGTCCCGTGGCCGGCTTCATCGCACTTGCGGCCGTCGCCATCGCCGGTGCGATGCTGATCTTCGGCGGGGAGCTGAACGACTTTGCCCGACGGCTTTGCTACGTCGCGCTGGTCGGTGGCGTGCTTCTCGGCGCCACCCAGATCGTCGCCCTGTTTGGCGCGACAGGGGCGTCGATCGGCGAGCTTCATTCGCAGGCTGGCCCGTTCGATTATTCCCCCTCCGCCACGCTCATTGAAAGAGGGGAGGGGAATCGTGGCTGA
- a CDS encoding conjugal transfer protein TrbD — MADAGSNLIRSRVHRALSRPNLLMGADRELVLLTALVAVILIFVVLTWYAALFGIAIWLVAVGALRMMAKADPLMRRVYIRHISYKTFYRATSSPWRKF, encoded by the coding sequence GTGGCTGACGCCGGCTCCAATCTCATCCGGTCGCGGGTCCATCGGGCGCTGTCGCGTCCGAACCTGTTGATGGGCGCCGACCGCGAACTTGTCCTGCTGACGGCGCTTGTGGCCGTCATCCTGATCTTCGTGGTGCTGACCTGGTACGCCGCGCTGTTCGGGATCGCGATCTGGCTGGTCGCGGTTGGAGCCCTGCGCATGATGGCGAAAGCCGATCCGTTAATGCGGCGGGTCTATATCAGGCACATCTCCTACAAAACCTTCTACCGCGCGACATCGTCGCCATGGCGCAAGTTCTGA
- the trbJ gene encoding P-type conjugative transfer protein TrbJ — protein sequence MPKRSFKLNKVVCVAIGAAGILPIVLPASALAGGVTGQATEWTQLANNTELISLVGKSAEQVNNQITQINQLAEQIQNQLNIYRNMLQNTAQLPDHIWGQVENDLKNLQNVVNEGQGIAFSMGNVEDVMKQRFQSFAETKSNLPDGASFSTTYQNWSDTNRDTIAGTLKAANLTSEQFSSEESTMSSLRSISESSDGQMKALQVGHQIAAQQVAQMQKLRGLVSQQMTMMGTWYQSEQAQKDLAQARREQFFSGTEHDIRGGQTMEPRW from the coding sequence ATGCCGAAACGCTCTTTCAAACTGAATAAGGTTGTCTGCGTAGCTATTGGCGCCGCCGGCATCTTACCGATCGTCCTGCCCGCCTCGGCGCTCGCCGGCGGCGTGACGGGGCAGGCGACGGAATGGACGCAGCTTGCCAACAACACCGAGCTGATAAGCCTCGTCGGCAAGTCGGCCGAACAGGTCAACAACCAGATCACCCAGATCAATCAGCTGGCCGAGCAGATCCAGAACCAGCTCAATATCTACAGGAACATGCTTCAAAACACTGCGCAGCTGCCGGACCATATCTGGGGGCAGGTCGAGAACGACCTCAAAAACCTGCAGAACGTCGTCAACGAGGGGCAGGGCATCGCCTTCTCAATGGGCAATGTCGAAGATGTCATGAAGCAGCGTTTCCAGAGTTTTGCCGAGACGAAGAGCAATCTGCCTGATGGTGCGAGCTTTTCCACGACCTACCAGAACTGGTCCGACACCAACCGCGATACGATCGCCGGCACACTGAAGGCCGCGAACCTGACGTCGGAACAATTCTCCAGCGAAGAAAGCACCATGTCGTCGTTGCGCTCCATATCGGAATCATCCGACGGCCAGATGAAGGCCCTGCAGGTCGGGCATCAGATCGCCGCCCAGCAGGTGGCGCAGATGCAGAAGCTGCGCGGTCTCGTCTCGCAACAGATGACGATGATGGGCACCTGGTATCAGTCGGAGCAGGCACAGAAGGATCTGGCTCAAGCGAGGCGTGAACAGTTCTTCAGCGGGACCGAACACGACATCCGCGGCGGCCAGACGATGGAGCCACGCTGGTGA
- the trbL gene encoding P-type conjugative transfer protein TrbL, translating to MVVHPSSKLELAFVAIGLVLLASSPALAQQGQVLTTLENSVVTAAKGWETTVMNAARSLFWILAGIEVGIAAVWLAINAASLDSWFAELVKRIMFIGLFAFILDRGPEFAKAVVDSLYQIGAGGGSASPANIFDAGIRVATKMSEQAKFGLWEDNALAIAAVFAMVVVVVSFSLVAAIFVAVMVEMYVGLLAGMIMLGLGGSSHTKDFAVKYLVYAFSVGMKLMALVMIAKIGSDILLGLAEAPTATSEQFITTLAIAGISVVVFVIAMYVPPILQGVVQGASVGGGMEAIRHGGQAASAALGAGFLTIGAANRGFEAAGAARAGGASLAGAAMRGLEAGVGGAAGAVGSAAKDKAIGSPGAYAGSMLGLANAKLDQQSGRAGTKPPPPINDKK from the coding sequence ATGGTAGTTCACCCTTCCTCCAAGCTCGAACTGGCTTTCGTCGCGATCGGCCTCGTCCTGCTGGCAAGTTCGCCGGCGCTTGCGCAGCAGGGACAGGTTCTGACCACGCTGGAAAACTCCGTTGTCACCGCCGCCAAGGGCTGGGAGACGACGGTCATGAACGCCGCGCGATCGTTGTTCTGGATCCTCGCCGGCATCGAGGTCGGAATCGCCGCCGTGTGGCTGGCGATCAACGCCGCCTCGCTCGACAGCTGGTTCGCCGAACTTGTCAAACGCATCATGTTCATCGGCCTGTTCGCCTTCATCCTCGACAGGGGCCCGGAGTTCGCCAAGGCCGTGGTCGACAGCCTCTATCAGATCGGTGCGGGCGGCGGTTCGGCCTCGCCTGCCAATATCTTTGACGCTGGTATTCGCGTTGCGACTAAAATGTCTGAACAGGCCAAGTTCGGACTGTGGGAAGACAATGCGCTGGCCATCGCTGCCGTCTTCGCCATGGTCGTGGTCGTCGTATCATTCTCGCTGGTGGCCGCAATCTTCGTGGCCGTGATGGTCGAGATGTATGTCGGCCTGCTCGCCGGCATGATCATGCTCGGGCTCGGCGGCTCCTCTCATACCAAGGACTTTGCCGTCAAATATCTGGTTTACGCCTTCTCCGTCGGCATGAAGCTGATGGCGCTGGTGATGATCGCCAAAATCGGCTCCGACATCCTGCTCGGCCTTGCCGAAGCGCCGACGGCGACATCTGAACAGTTCATCACCACCTTGGCGATCGCCGGCATCTCGGTCGTGGTCTTCGTCATCGCCATGTATGTACCGCCGATACTGCAGGGTGTGGTCCAGGGCGCATCGGTCGGCGGTGGCATGGAGGCCATCCGCCACGGAGGACAGGCAGCCTCCGCTGCCCTTGGTGCCGGCTTCCTCACGATCGGTGCTGCAAATCGGGGCTTTGAGGCAGCAGGTGCCGCGAGGGCAGGGGGAGCGTCATTGGCAGGTGCCGCCATGCGCGGGTTGGAAGCCGGCGTTGGCGGAGCGGCCGGCGCAGTTGGCTCGGCTGCCAAGGACAAGGCTATCGGCTCGCCCGGTGCCTATGCCGGTTCGATGCTCGGCCTCGCCAACGCCAAGCTCGACCAGCAATCCGGCCGGGCCGGTACAAAGCCGCCACCGCCGATCAATGACAAGAAGTAA
- a CDS encoding conjugal transfer protein TrbE has protein sequence MVALKSFRHSGPSFADLVPYAGLVDNGVILLKDGSLMAGWYFAGPDSESSTDAERNDVSRQINAILSRLGSGWMIQVEAVRVPTADYPQQPDCHFPDLVTRAIDAERRAHFQKERGHFESRHALILTWRPPEPRRSGLTRYIYSDTASRSATHADKALDSFLSSIREVEQYLANVVSIRRMMTRETSERGGFRVARYDELFQFIRFCVAGENHPVRLPDIPMYLDWLVTAELQHGLTPLIENRFLGVVAIDGLAAESWPGILSALDLMPLTYRWSSRLIFLDAEEARAKLERTRKKWQQKVRPFFDQLFQTQSRSLDQDAMMMVAETEDAIAEASSQLVAYGYYTPVIVLFEEDQTQLQEKCEAIRRLIQAEGFGARIETLNATDAFLGSLPGVSYANIREPLINTRNLADLIPLNSVWSGSAVAPCPFYPPASPPLMQVASGSTPFRLNLHVDDVGHTLIFGPTGSGKSTLLSLIAAQFRRYAGAQIFAFDKGGSMLPLTLGLDGDHYQIGGDATGGGEGKALSFCPLADLTTDGDHAFAAEWIEMLVALQGVTITPDYRNAISRQVGLMAESRGRSLSDFVSGVQMREIKDALHHYTVDGPMGQLLDAEEDGLALGSFQCFEIEELMNMGERNLVPVLTYLFRRIEKRLTGAPSLIILDEAWLMLGHPVFRDKIREWLKVLRKANCAVVLATQSISDAERSGIIDVLKESCPTKICLPNGAAREPGTREFYERIGFNERQIEIVATAIPKRDYYVVSPEGRRLFDMALGPIALSFVGASGKEDLKSIRALHSEHGASWPLQWLQQRGIAHAETLFQTE, from the coding sequence ATGGTCGCCCTCAAATCCTTCCGTCATTCCGGGCCATCCTTCGCCGATCTGGTGCCTTACGCCGGTCTGGTCGACAACGGCGTCATCCTGCTGAAGGACGGCTCGCTGATGGCCGGCTGGTACTTTGCCGGCCCTGACAGTGAGAGTTCGACGGACGCCGAACGCAATGACGTCTCTCGGCAGATCAATGCGATCCTGTCGCGGCTCGGCTCCGGCTGGATGATCCAGGTCGAAGCCGTCAGGGTGCCGACTGCGGATTACCCGCAACAGCCCGACTGCCATTTTCCTGATCTTGTCACCCGCGCGATCGATGCGGAGCGACGTGCACATTTCCAGAAGGAAAGAGGGCATTTCGAGAGCCGGCATGCGCTGATCCTGACCTGGCGGCCGCCGGAGCCGCGGCGCTCCGGCCTGACCCGCTATATCTATTCGGACACCGCCAGCCGGTCCGCAACTCACGCCGACAAGGCGCTGGACAGCTTTCTCTCCTCGATCCGGGAGGTCGAGCAGTATCTAGCCAATGTCGTGTCGATCCGCCGGATGATGACGCGCGAAACGTCGGAGCGCGGCGGCTTTCGTGTTGCCCGCTATGACGAGCTTTTCCAGTTCATCCGCTTCTGCGTGGCCGGCGAGAACCATCCGGTGCGCCTGCCGGATATCCCCATGTATCTTGACTGGCTGGTGACGGCGGAACTCCAGCACGGGCTGACGCCGCTCATCGAGAATCGCTTTCTCGGCGTCGTCGCGATCGACGGCTTGGCCGCAGAAAGCTGGCCCGGCATCCTCAGCGCGCTCGATCTGATGCCGCTGACCTATCGTTGGTCGTCGCGTCTTATCTTCCTGGACGCGGAGGAAGCGCGGGCAAAACTCGAGCGCACCCGCAAGAAGTGGCAGCAGAAGGTCCGGCCTTTTTTCGACCAGCTATTCCAGACCCAATCGCGATCGCTTGATCAGGACGCCATGATGATGGTGGCGGAAACCGAGGATGCGATTGCCGAGGCGTCGTCGCAACTCGTAGCGTATGGCTATTACACGCCGGTTATCGTCCTGTTCGAAGAAGACCAGACTCAGCTTCAGGAAAAGTGCGAGGCGATCCGCCGTCTCATCCAGGCCGAAGGGTTTGGTGCCCGGATCGAGACGTTGAATGCGACCGATGCCTTTCTCGGCAGCCTGCCCGGCGTCTCCTACGCCAATATCCGCGAGCCGCTGATCAATACGCGCAATCTCGCAGACCTCATCCCGCTCAATTCGGTCTGGTCCGGAAGCGCGGTCGCACCGTGCCCGTTTTATCCGCCAGCCTCACCGCCACTGATGCAGGTGGCGTCGGGTTCGACCCCGTTCCGCCTCAACCTGCATGTCGACGATGTCGGTCACACTCTGATTTTCGGTCCGACCGGATCCGGCAAATCCACCTTGTTGTCGCTGATCGCTGCGCAGTTCCGGCGTTATGCCGGTGCGCAAATCTTCGCATTCGACAAGGGCGGCTCGATGCTGCCTCTGACGCTCGGGCTCGATGGCGATCATTATCAGATCGGCGGAGATGCGACTGGGGGAGGGGAGGGGAAGGCACTTTCGTTCTGCCCGCTCGCAGACCTCACGACCGACGGCGACCACGCCTTCGCGGCCGAATGGATCGAGATGCTCGTTGCGCTGCAGGGTGTGACGATTACTCCCGATTATCGCAACGCCATCTCCCGACAGGTTGGGCTGATGGCGGAATCACGCGGGCGGTCGCTATCGGACTTCGTGTCGGGCGTGCAGATGCGCGAGATCAAGGATGCGCTGCATCACTACACTGTCGACGGGCCGATGGGCCAGCTTCTCGACGCCGAGGAAGACGGTCTGGCGCTGGGCAGCTTCCAGTGCTTCGAAATCGAGGAGCTCATGAACATGGGCGAGCGCAATCTTGTCCCTGTCCTGACCTATCTGTTCCGTCGTATTGAAAAGCGTCTGACCGGCGCGCCAAGCCTGATCATCCTCGACGAGGCCTGGTTGATGCTCGGCCATCCGGTCTTCCGCGACAAGATCCGCGAATGGTTGAAGGTGTTGCGCAAGGCCAACTGCGCCGTCGTTCTTGCCACCCAATCGATCTCGGACGCCGAACGCTCCGGCATCATCGACGTCCTGAAGGAGAGCTGCCCGACCAAAATTTGCCTGCCGAACGGGGCGGCCCGAGAGCCGGGCACGAGAGAATTCTACGAGCGCATCGGCTTCAACGAGCGCCAGATCGAGATCGTCGCGACCGCCATTCCGAAGCGAGACTACTACGTCGTCTCGCCGGAGGGCCGTCGTCTCTTCGACATGGCGCTCGGACCCATCGCGCTTTCGTTCGTCGGCGCTTCCGGCAAGGAAGATCTGAAGAGCATCCGAGCTCTCCATTCAGAACACGGGGCCTCGTGGCCTCTTCAATGGCTCCAGCAAAGGGGGATCGCCCATGCCGAAACGCTCTTTCAAACTGAATAA